In Pseudomonas sp. Leaf58, one DNA window encodes the following:
- the flgD gene encoding flagellar hook assembly protein FlgD, giving the protein MAIDTNGVNLNDVLAASGVGTNTKKTTDTASKTGNDSLGKDAFLQLLVTQMQHQNPLDPQDNGEFVAQLAQFSSLEGITSLNESVGSITSAMASSQALQASSLVGRSVVVQNDKAVVDTSESFNAQFVVPQAISEAKITIKDKDGNTVKTIEVGEQKAGYADFIWDGTNNSGEKVDPGTYTFTASTTVDGQSVQMNTLLPAKVTSVSFSAAGEMVLNLAGVGKVSLSDVQTIGI; this is encoded by the coding sequence ATGGCAATCGATACCAACGGTGTGAACCTCAACGACGTGCTGGCAGCGTCGGGTGTAGGCACCAACACCAAGAAAACCACGGACACGGCGTCCAAGACCGGCAATGATTCACTCGGCAAAGATGCCTTCCTGCAACTGCTGGTCACCCAGATGCAGCACCAGAACCCGCTGGACCCGCAGGACAACGGTGAGTTCGTTGCCCAGCTGGCGCAGTTCAGCAGCTTGGAAGGCATTACCTCGCTGAACGAGTCGGTCGGTTCCATCACCAGCGCCATGGCCTCGTCGCAGGCCCTGCAGGCGTCGTCGTTGGTGGGACGCTCGGTGGTGGTGCAGAACGACAAGGCCGTGGTCGATACCAGCGAAAGCTTCAACGCGCAGTTCGTCGTGCCGCAAGCCATCAGCGAAGCGAAGATCACCATCAAGGACAAGGACGGCAACACCGTCAAGACCATCGAGGTGGGCGAGCAGAAAGCCGGCTATGCCGATTTCATCTGGGACGGCACCAACAACAGTGGCGAGAAAGTCGACCCGGGCACCTATACCTTCACCGCCAGCACCACCGTGGATGGCCAGTCGGTGCAGATGAACACGCTGTTGCCGGCCAAGGTAACCAGCGTCAGCTTCAGCGCTGCCGGGGAAATGGTGCTCAACCTTGCCGGCGTTGGCAAAGTGTCCCTCTCCGACGTGCAAACCATCGGTATCTAA
- the flgC gene encoding flagellar basal body rod protein FlgC, which produces MSLSSVFNIAGSGMSAQNTRLNTVASNIANAETVSSSIDQTYRARHPVFATTFQNAQAGSSQSLFEDQGEAGQGVQVKGIVEDQSTLEARYEPNHPAANKDGYVYYPNVNVVEEMADMISASRAFQTNAELMNTAKAMMQKVLTLGQ; this is translated from the coding sequence ATGTCCCTTTCCAGTGTCTTCAACATCGCCGGTAGCGGCATGAGTGCGCAGAACACGCGCCTGAACACCGTTGCTTCCAACATTGCCAACGCCGAGACCGTGTCTTCGAGCATCGACCAGACCTACCGCGCGCGCCACCCGGTATTTGCCACCACCTTTCAGAATGCGCAGGCCGGCAGCAGCCAGTCGCTGTTCGAAGACCAGGGTGAAGCCGGGCAGGGCGTGCAGGTAAAAGGCATCGTCGAAGACCAGAGCACCCTGGAAGCGCGCTACGAGCCCAACCACCCAGCGGCGAACAAAGACGGCTACGTCTACTACCCGAACGTCAATGTGGTTGAAGAGATGGCCGACATGATCTCCGCCAGTCGCGCGTTCCAGACCAACGCCGAGCTGATGAACACGGCCAAGGCCATGATGCAGAAGGTCCTGACCCTCGGTCAGTGA
- the flgB gene encoding flagellar basal body rod protein FlgB encodes MSISFDKALGIHEKALGFRAQRAEVLANNIANADTPNYKARDMDFSSVLAAETSKQQSGRFAMDRTNSRHIEAEGLAIAADDTLKYRTPLQPSIDQNTVDAQIEQSNYTENAVGFQASFTLLNSKFKGLVSALRGE; translated from the coding sequence ATGAGCATCAGCTTCGACAAGGCGCTTGGTATCCACGAAAAGGCCCTGGGCTTCCGCGCCCAGCGTGCCGAAGTGCTGGCCAACAACATCGCCAACGCCGACACGCCCAACTACAAGGCGCGTGACATGGACTTTTCTTCGGTGCTTGCCGCCGAAACCAGCAAGCAGCAAAGCGGCCGCTTCGCCATGGACCGTACCAATAGCCGGCACATCGAAGCCGAAGGCTTGGCCATTGCGGCTGACGATACCCTCAAGTACCGCACCCCGCTGCAGCCATCGATCGACCAGAACACCGTGGATGCGCAGATCGAGCAATCGAACTACACCGAAAACGCCGTCGGCTTCCAGGCCAGCTTCACCTTGCTCAACAGTAAATTCAAAGGGCTGGTTTCCGCCCTGCGGGGAGAATGA